Proteins from a single region of Nerophis ophidion isolate RoL-2023_Sa linkage group LG08, RoL_Noph_v1.0, whole genome shotgun sequence:
- the LOC133557726 gene encoding chromodomain-helicase-DNA-binding protein 4-like isoform X3 — protein sequence MSGSEDDRDEYGAEDRLMHDDEEEISENETPKVKKKKKAKKSRESKSSKRRSRREELPISSPEHMDVSRAEAAEDGSHAQRSDSEGSDYTPGRKKKKRASSGKDKKRSGAERSSKKKEPEPEEDDDDDDDDFSEPKSSSQLLDDWGMEDIDHVFSEEDYRSLTNYKAFSQFVRPLIAAKNPKIAVSKMMMVLGAKWREFSTNNPLRGAAAANAALATANVPAAVDNMVAEAAPPPAPVPTPVEAQPPPAPPLRKAKTKEGKGPNARKKSKAASKPPEKKNNAKTKKVAPLKIKLGGFNSKRKRSSSEEDEPDVDSDFEDGSMNSISVSEGSNSRSSRSKKKLSTKAKPKRKKEAEDGDGYETDHQDYCEVCQQGGEIILCDTCPRAYHMVCLDPDMEKAPEGTWSCPHCEKEGIQWEAREEPSEGEEDIGDAGEMEEDDHHMEFCRVCKDGGELLCCDSCPSSYHIHCLNPPLPEIPNGEWICPRCLCAPMKGKVQKILTWQWGEPPPPTPVPRPPDLAAEAPDPAPLAGRPEREFFAKWSNMSYWHCSWVTELQLELHCQVMFRNYQRKNDMDEPPPIDFGDGEEDKSVKRKNKDPMYAKLEEKYLRFGIKMEWLMIHRILNHSVDRKNNVHYLIKWRELAYDQATWEADDMDVPEFDTYKLQYWNHREMMMGDDGKPGKKIKVKGRVKRPDRPPENPVVDPTIKFERQPEYLDTTGGTLHPYQLEGLNWLRFSWAQGTDTILADEMGLGKTVQTAVFLYSLYKEGHSKGPFLVSAPLSTIINWEREFEMWAPDMYVVTYVGDKDSRAVIRENEFSFEDNAIRGGKKASKMKKDSSIKFHVLLTSYELITIDMAILGSIDWACLVVDEAHRLKNNQSKFFRILNNYPLQHKLLLTGTPLQNNLEELFHLLNFLTPERFSNLEGFLEEFADIAKEDQIKKLHDMLGPHMLRRLKADVFKHMPSKTELIVRVELSPLQKKYYKFILTRNFDALNTKGGGNQVSLLNVVMDLKKCCNHPFLFPGAAMEAPKLPNGMYDGSSLIKGAGKLMLLQKMMRKLKDGGHRVLIFSQMTKMLDLLEDFLENEGYKYERIDGSITGGMRQEAIDRFNAPGAQQFAFLLSTRAGGLGINLATADTVVIYDSDWNPHNDIQAFSRAHRIGQNRKVMIYRFVTKASVEERITQVAKKKMMLTHLVVRPGLGSKTGSMSKQELDDILKFGTEELFKDEGEGENKEDDSSVIHYDDKAIDRLLDRNQDATDDTELQSMNEYLSSFKVAQYVVKDEDEEEEEVQREIIKQEESVDPDYWEKLLRHHYEQQQEDLARNLGKGKRIRKQVNYNDGSQEDRADWQDDQSDGQSDYSVASEEGDEDFDERTEANSRRPNRKGLRNERDKPLPPLLARVGGNIEVLGFNSRQRKAFLNAVMRYGMPPQDAFTTQWLVRDLRGKSEKEFKAYVSLFMRHLCEPGADGAETFADGVPREGLSRQHVLTRIGVMSLIRKKVQEFEHVNGQWSMPWMAELEENKRAAQPSSPGKTPSTGTPADTQPNTPATVDESRTDEAVKDGEKETKKDNEAEKNGQDTTKTASEVISIPDDNDKSSSEEKKNGEEPMEVDKATNGEEESGKDGVSEKKSPEGGEDSASPSEAKIEGVESKSLDAEVNEKTEKMDTASPADDKKDAKEEKETLKPEEATKLQNGDSSKESGTSASIAAVTAATAAAIEEKKKAKTRFMFNIADGGFTELHSLWQNEERAATVTKKTNEIWHRRHDYWLLAGIIQHGYARWQDIQNDVKFAILNEPFKGEMNRGNFLEIKNKFLARRFKLLEQALVIEEQLRRAAYLNMSEDPSHPSMALNTRFSEVECLAESHQHLSKESMSGNKPANAVLHKVLKQLEELLSDMKADVTRLPATIARIPPVAVRLQMSERNILSRLASRGPETQTQTQAQTQQMSQQ from the exons ATGTCTGGGAGCGAAGATGACAGAGATGAGTACGGCGCGGAGGACCGGTTAATGCACG ATGACGAAGAAGAGATTTCCGAGAATGAGACTCCAAAggtaaagaagaagaaaaaggccAAGAAGAGCCGTGAGAGTAAAAGCAGCAAGCGACGTTCGCGCAGAGAG GAACTCCCCATCAGCTCGCCGGAGCACATGGACGTGAGCAGGGCTGAGGCGGCGGAGGATGGCAGCCATGCTCAGCGCTCGGACAGCGAGGGCAGCGACTACACTCCAGGTCGCAAGAAAAAGAAGCGTGCCAGTAGCGGTAAGGACAAGAAACGCAGCGGTGCGGAACGTAGCTCCAAGAAAAAGGAGCCCGAGCCGGAGGAGGACGATGATGACGACGATGACGACTTCTCG GAGCCAAAGTCGTCCTCCCAGCTGCTGGATGACTGGGGCATGGAGGACATCGATCACGTTTTCTCAGAAGAGGACTACCGTTCTCTGACAAACTACAAGGCCTTCAGTCAGTTTGTCAG GCCTCTCATCGCAGCCAAGAACCCCAAAATCGCAGTGTCTAAGATGATGATGGTTCTGGGAGCAAAATGGCGGGAGTTTAGCACCAACAATCCTCTGAGGGGAGCGGCTGCCGCCAATGCTGCTCTGGCCACAGCCAATGTACCAGCTGCTGTTGACAATATGGTGGCAGAGGCTGCACCGCCCCCCGCGCCAGTTCCAACCCCAGTAGAAGCCCAGCCGCCCCCCGCGCCTCCTCTCCGTAAGGCCAAGACCAAGGAAGGCAAAG GTCCTAACGCCCGCAAAAAGTCTAAGGCTGCATCTAAACCtccagagaaaaaaaacaacgcaAAGACTAAGAAAGTGGCTCCGCTGAAAATCAAACTCGGAGGCTTCAATAGCAAGAGGAAACGCTCATCG AGCGAGGAGGACGAGCCCGACGTGGACAGCGACTTTGAGGACGGCAGCATGAACAGCATCTCCGTCTCGGAAGGCTCCAACAGCCGCAGCAGTCGCAGCAAAAAGAAGCTTTCGACCAAGGCCAAACCAAAGAGGAAGAAAG AAGCTGAGGACGGGGACGGCTACGAGACAGACCATCAGGATTACTGCGAGGTGTGTCAGCAGGGTGGTGAGATCATTCTGTGCGACACGTGTCCTAGAGCTTACCACATGGTCTGTCTGGACCCTGACATGGAGAAAGCCCCCGAGGGTACCTGGAGCTGCCCGCACTGT GAGAAAGAGGGCATCCAGTGGGAGGCGAGGGAGGAACCCTCGGAAGGCGAGGAGGACATCGGGGATGCCGGAGAGATGGAAGAAGATGACCACCACATGGAGTTCTGCCGGGTGTGCAAGGACGGAGGAGAGCTGTTATGCTGCGACTCGTGCCCGTCGTCCTACCACATCCATTGCCTCAACCCGCCTCTCCCTGAGATCCCCAATGGAGAATGGATCTGTCCCCGCTGCCTG TGTGCTCCAATGAAGGGAAAAGTTCAGAAGATCTTGACATGGCAGTGGGGTGAGCCTCCTCCTCCGACACCTGTGCCCCGCCCACCCGACCTCGCGGCTGAGGCACCCGACCCCGCCCCGCTAGCAGGGCGACCGGAGCGAGAGTTCTTTGCCAAATGGTCCAACATGTCATACTGGCACTGCTCTTGGGTCACTGAACTGCAG CTGGAACTCCACTGTCAGGTGATGTTCAGGAACTACCAGAGAAAGAACGACATGGACGAGCCACCCCCCATTGACTTTGGTGATGGTGAGGAAGACAAGAGTGTCAAGAGGAAGAACAAGGATCCCATGTATGCAAAGTTGGAGGAGAAGTACCTCCGGTTTGGAATAAAGATGGAGTGGCTGATGATCCACCGCATCCTGAACCACAG CGTGGACAGAAAAAATAACGTGCACTACCTGATCAAGTGGCGGGAGCTGGCGTACGACCAGGCCACATGGGAAGCGGATGACATGGACGTTCCTGAGTTTGACACCTACAAGTTGCAGTATTGGAACCACAG AGAGATGATGATGGGTGATGACGGGAAACCTGGGAAGAAGATCAAGGTCAAAGGTCGTGTGAAGCGTCCAGACAGACCTCCAGAGAACCCTGTGGTTGAT CCCACCATCAAGTTTGAACGTCAGCCAGAGTACTTAGACACCACGGGGGGAACGCTGCACCCCTACCAGCTGGAGGGGCTCAACTGGCTGCGCTTCTCCTGGGCTCAGGGCACCGACACCATCTTGGCTGACGAGATGGGCTTGGGCAAGACGGTCCAGACCGCCGTCTTCCTCTACTCACTGTATAAAGAG GGTCACTCCAAGGGTCCATTCCTCGTCAGCGCTCCGCTCTCCACTATCATCAACTGGGAGAGAGAGTTTGAGATGTGGGCGCCTGACATGTATGTGGTGACGTACGTGGGCGACAAGGACAGCAGGGCCGTCATCAGAGAGAACGAGTTCTCCTTTGAGGACAACGCCATCCGAGGAGGGAAGAAAGCCTCTAAGATGAAG AAAGACTCTTCTATAAAGTTCCATGTGCTGCTGACGTCCTACGAGCTGATCACCATCGACATGGCCATCTTGGGCTCTATAGACTGGGCCTGTTTGGTGGTGGATGAAGCTCACAGGCTAAAAAACAACCAGTCCAAG TTTTTCCGGATCTTGAACAATTACCCTCTGCAGCACAAGCTGCTTCTCACTGGAACCCCACTACAAAACAACTTGGAGGAACTTTTCCATCTGCTCAACTTTCTCACGCCAGAGAGGTTCAG CAACCTGGAGGGCTTCCTGGAAGAATTTGCAGACATTGCCAAAGAGGACCAGATCAAGAAGTTACACGACATGTTGGGTCCGCACATGCTCAGGAGGCTGAAGGCCGATGTGTTTAAGCACATGCCCTCCAAGACGGAGCTCATTGTCAGGGTAGAGCTCAGCCCCCTTCAGAA GAAATACTACAAATTCATTCTGACCAGAAACTTTGATGCTCTGAACACCAAGGGGGGGGGGAACCAAGTCTCGCTACTCAACGTTGTCATGGACCTCAAAAAGTGCTGCAACCACCCCTTCCTCTTCCCTGGCGCAGCAATG GAAGCTCCAAAACTGCCTAACGGAATGTATGACGGAAGCTCCCTAATAAAGGGGGCTGGGAAGCTGATGTTGCTACAGAAGATGATGAGGAAGCTGAAGGACGGAGGACACAGAGTGCTAATCTTCTCTCAG ATGACCAAGATGTTGGACCTGCTGGAGGACTTTCTGGAGAATGAGGGCTACAAGTACGAGCGTATCGACGGAAGCATCACAGGAGGGATGAGACAGGAGGCCATCGATCGCTTCAACG CTCCTGGCGCTCAGCAGTTTGCCTTCCTGCTCTCGACAAGAGCTGGAGGTCTGGGAATCAACCTGGCCACTGCCGACACTGTTGTCATCTATGACTCAGACTGGAATCCTCACAATGACATCCAG GCCTTCAGCAGAGCTCATCGAATTGGTCAGAACAGAAAAGTTATGATCTACCGCTTTGTCACCAAGGCGTCAGTAGAGGAGAGGATCACGCAG GTTGCTAAGAAGAAGATGATGCTGACCCACCTGGTCGTTCGGCCTGGCCTTGGATCCAAGACGGGCTCCATGTCAAAGCAGGAACTGGATGACATTCTCAAGTTTGGAacagaggagctctttaaagatGAGGGAGAGG GTGAGAACAAGGAGGATGACAGCAGCGTCATCCACTACGACGACAAGGCAATCGACCGCCTGCTGGACAGAAACCAGGATGCCACAGACGACACAGAGCTGCAGAGCATGAACGAGTACCTGAGCTCCTTCAAGGTGGCACAGTATGTGGTCAAAGACGAAGACGAGGAG GAGGAAGAGGTGCAGCGTGAAATTATCAAGCAGGAGGAGAGTGTGGACCCGGACTACTGGGAGAAGCTTCTGCGTCACCATTACGAGCAGCAGCAGGAAGACTTGGCTCGCAACCTGGGCAAGGGCAAGCGCATCCGCAAGCAGGTCAACTACAACGACGGCTCGCAGGAGGACAGAG CCGATTGGCAGGATGACCAGTCTGATGGCCAGTCGGATTATTCTGTGGCCTCCGAGGAAGGAGATGAGGACTTTGATGAGCGAACAGAAG CCAACTCACGCAGGCCCAACAGGAAGGGCTTGAGGAATGAGCGAGACAAGCCGCTGCCCCCCCTGCTGGCCAGGGTGGGAGGCAACATCGAG GTGCTGGGTTTCAACTCTCGGCAGAGGAAGGCCTTCTTGAACGCTGTGATGCGTTATGGCATGCCCCCACAAGACGCATTCACCACCCAGTGGTTGGTCCGAGACCTCCGAGGCAAATCGGAGAAAGAGTTCAA GGCCTACGTTTCTCTTTTCATGCGCCACCTTTGCGAGCCCGGGGCTGATGGCGCAGAGACCTTTGCAGACGGCGTTCCCAGGGAAGGGTTGTCACGGCAACACGTCCTTACCCGCATCGGCGTAATGTCGCTTATCCGTAAGAAG GTTCAGGAGTTTGAACACGTCAACGGCCAGTGGTCCATGCCCTGGATGGCCGAGCTAGAGGAGAACAAGCGAGCTGCTCAACCCAGCTCGCCGGGAAAAACGCCATCCACAGGAACCCCTGCTGACACCCAACCCAACACGCCCGCTACAG TGGACGAGTCAAGGACCGATGAGGCAGTCAAGGATGGAGAGAAAGAGACAAAGAAAGACAATGAGGCTGAAAAAAACGGTCAAGACACCACAAAGACCGCCAGCGAG GTAATCTCCATCCCAGATGACAATGATAAGAGTTCGTCTGAGGAGAAAAAGAACGGAGAGGAGCCTATGGAGGTCGACAAGGCAACCAATGGAGAAGAAGAGAGCGGGAAGGACGGCGTAAGCGAGAAGAAGAGTCCGGAGGGAGGAGAGGACTCTGCGTCTCCCTCAGAAGCCAAAATTGAAGGGGTGGAGTCTAAAAGTCTAGACGCTGAAGTTAATG AAAAGACAGAGAAAATGGACACTGCTTCTCCGGCAGACGACAAGAAAG ACGCAAAGGAAGAAAAGGAAACTCTAAAGCCGGAGGAGGCCACCAAATTACAGAATGGCGACAGCAGCAAGGAGAGCGGAACCTCAGCCAGCATTGCTGCTGTCACTGCTGCCACTGCTGCAGCAAtcgaggagaagaagaaggcaaAGACCCGCTTCATGTTTAACATTGCGGACGGAGGCTTCACAG AGCTTCACTCCTTGTGGCAGAACGAGGAGCGCGCTGCCACGGTGACCAAGAAAACGAATGAGATCTGGCACCGTCGCCATGACTACTGGCTGCTGGCCGGCATCATTCA ACACGGTTACGCTCGCTGGCAGGACATCCAGAACGACGTCAAGTTCGCCATCCTCAACGAGCCTTTTAAAGGAGAAATGAACCGAGGGAACTTCTTGGAAATCAAGAACAAGTTCCTGGCCAGGAGGTTTAAG ctctTAGAGCAGGCACTGGTGATCGAGGAGCAGCTGCGTCGCGCCGCCTACCTCAACATGTCTGAGGACCCCTCCCACCCATCCATGGCGCTCAACACCCGCTTCAGCGAAGTGGAGTGTTTGGCGGAGTCCCATCAACACCTTAGCAAGGAGTCCATGTCAGGGAACAAACCGGCCAACGCCGTCCTGCACAAAG TGCTGAAGCAGCTGGAGGAGCTGCTGAGCGACATGAAGGCGGACGTCACCCGCCTCCCGGCAACCATCGCCCGGATACCGCCGGTCGCCGTGCGTCTGCAGATGTCTGAGAGGAACATCCTGAGCCGTCTGGCGAGCCGAGGGCCCGAGACCCAGACCCAAACGCAGGCACAGACGCAACAG ATGTCACAGCAGTAG